The following coding sequences are from one Desulfosporosinus orientis DSM 765 window:
- a CDS encoding PocR ligand-binding domain-containing protein: MTKKNIENFLDPKYLEEILGSFSKATGLHIEAVNRKGETLAILGNKYRSDFCQYIRSNSKGEKRCLNSYREATIEAAKWNEPYFFRCHAGIVIWAVPIIVDNVFLGSIICGQVLLWKPDEFFLKQLKKINSNLDFQTLKEKVSSVSMSSPEQSQAAADMLFVVVNHLVKRNLHTLEEEHAYHLQRLQIKADLENRKKKNITEFTDYGTYLKNERRFLSYIRLGDKTRAESTLKNLLTDLLTKTAGDKATIKIRILELASLSSRAAVEGGADAEQVMLKLQDFNNEINSIERIEEFFFKVHKIIEEFLNGIFKLADKKHLSLVNNARKFIMENYHKPLTLKATADHLFISPSHLSRLFRLELDCTFNDYLTRVRVEKAVELMKKPEFSVEQVSKAIGFKSQSYFAEVFRKYIGVTPLVYKNSLF, translated from the coding sequence ATGACTAAAAAAAATATTGAAAACTTTCTTGATCCCAAATATTTAGAAGAAATACTCGGTAGCTTTTCCAAAGCAACCGGGTTACACATTGAAGCCGTTAATCGAAAGGGAGAAACCCTTGCTATATTGGGCAATAAGTACCGAAGCGACTTTTGCCAGTATATCCGCAGTAACAGCAAGGGGGAAAAGAGGTGTTTGAATTCTTATAGAGAGGCAACTATAGAGGCGGCAAAATGGAACGAGCCTTACTTTTTCCGCTGCCATGCAGGAATCGTCATTTGGGCCGTTCCAATTATTGTGGACAATGTATTTTTGGGAAGTATTATTTGTGGACAAGTTTTATTATGGAAACCTGATGAATTCTTTCTGAAGCAACTAAAAAAGATCAACTCCAATTTGGATTTCCAAACCTTAAAAGAAAAAGTTTCCAGTGTTTCTATGTCTTCTCCTGAACAATCCCAAGCTGCAGCAGATATGCTTTTTGTAGTGGTAAACCATTTAGTTAAACGAAATCTTCATACTCTGGAAGAAGAACATGCCTACCATTTGCAGCGTCTGCAAATTAAAGCAGATCTCGAAAACCGGAAAAAGAAAAATATAACCGAATTCACAGACTACGGAACTTATCTAAAAAACGAAAGACGTTTTCTCAGTTATATACGACTAGGCGACAAAACACGGGCAGAGAGTACCTTAAAGAATTTGTTAACAGATCTATTAACGAAAACAGCAGGTGATAAAGCAACAATTAAAATACGCATTCTTGAATTAGCTTCCTTATCTTCAAGAGCAGCTGTGGAAGGCGGGGCTGATGCTGAACAAGTGATGCTTAAACTTCAGGATTTTAATAATGAAATTAACAGCATTGAACGAATAGAAGAGTTTTTTTTCAAAGTGCATAAAATCATCGAAGAGTTCCTTAACGGGATTTTTAAACTGGCTGACAAGAAGCATCTTAGCTTAGTTAATAATGCCCGTAAGTTTATTATGGAAAACTATCATAAACCCCTTACTCTTAAAGCAACTGCGGATCATCTGTTTATAAGCCCGTCCCATTTATCCCGTTTATTCCGCTTAGAATTAGACTGTACCTTTAATGATTACTTAACTAGAGTTCGTGTTGAAAAGGCTGTTGAACTTATGAAAAAACCTGAGTTCAGCGTTGAACAAGTATCAAAAGCAATAGGCTTCAAAAGCCAAAGTTATTTTGCTGAAGTATTTAGGAAATATATTGGTGTAACTCCTTTAGTCTATAAAAACAGCTTATTTTAG
- a CDS encoding BTAD domain-containing putative transcriptional regulator — MTRISLIPTQIVPPRIKNHFKRLRLLNLGFSILSYRVTTVVAPAGYGKSVWISSLLSEPGWPPTAWLNLDHHDSEPSAFLFHLVNAVKHIFPEFVHDTLRTLHSLEDVGQDWLIALSAFLTEIPQGHPMVLVLDDLHLIDKNPTIQNILEYLVRWLPSEAHLVFISRNGLPLNLYREQLSGELLEITSNNLLFSLDETRGLLSLLGLNLKQEDLDEVHTLTEGWAVGLRLMGIHLKRTEINLNTTLFALNQTHSELYNYLSNELLDTLPPELQSFLISSSLLPYLEPNLCDASIKCKDSHSKIKQLHSLGILSMMSETKTRKAWRLHHLMAEFLEKKVLHLRSADYVIGVRQRAATFLENNGDIDRALEQITACADWTSAIRLIHVHGDHYFLQNGHLDALGSWIAHLPYELVLQDSWLLYFQGMSILHINSLKALETLSQAADTAGINGDIKCQLRSLLAMVAVYTFANNVTKIRETAKRLPIAGSLLKSSWSRGTVLVAALSKAAFEDNLSQGVWLSWLASKAELDSESRMAHMMFTTMIHYRLGNLNSASELVEKLLTDPYVQENERWTGTTYTIYAVLCVLTGELQKLVQICTELLRLGQKYNVPHQLGIAYRRLALLHMWEARLDEALLEIELSHSAFMRANNLFYAYLTDLDLILLRIKAGESAKDLILETQNLLEKLKVLPGGQGLDDYALSVAGIIAMEAGQLELAKRQFTEVSLRCKYKGTRQVLAGTRFFLARIAVLQGDDSTADRILRKALRTAEIEKWEFFWDWDGETMYSLCQRALFKKIHSEWAAHLLLRWFPERLIREANTLLGSSDNTVRTHITQLIQDSVRETGLPIIHVNFLGKFSLFVNGVEIPSIQWKTKKSENLFKFLILNQPQQLKETIIEALWPESDPKSGDASLRMALTHVRKALELITAANESVILKRGMVYLNPEITIYTDYERFTAMAQNALEDRDIDNPIILANLEHTAELYQGDLLPDNIYDDWAVDMRTQLRNLYLQVLAKQVETYRRQGKFTPAIQACRQYLALEPTDEATARTTMDLLWQRGHKQQALSLYHELASILAQDFESTPTEQTNALYRKILRS, encoded by the coding sequence ATGACTCGTATTTCCCTAATCCCTACCCAAATTGTTCCCCCACGAATCAAGAATCACTTTAAGCGGCTGCGACTGCTAAACCTCGGATTTTCCATTCTCTCCTACCGTGTCACGACCGTTGTTGCTCCAGCAGGCTATGGTAAAAGCGTTTGGATTTCCTCCCTGCTATCAGAGCCTGGTTGGCCTCCAACAGCCTGGCTTAATCTTGACCATCACGATAGTGAACCCTCAGCCTTTCTTTTTCACCTGGTTAATGCTGTTAAACATATATTTCCTGAATTTGTACACGATACTCTACGTACGTTACACAGTTTGGAAGATGTAGGGCAAGACTGGTTGATAGCTTTGTCCGCCTTTCTCACCGAAATTCCACAGGGTCATCCAATGGTTCTTGTCTTGGACGATCTTCACCTTATCGACAAAAACCCCACAATCCAAAACATTTTGGAATACCTTGTCCGGTGGCTTCCTAGCGAGGCACATCTGGTTTTCATCAGCCGAAACGGTTTACCTTTGAATTTATACCGGGAACAACTCAGTGGTGAGTTGTTAGAAATCACAAGTAATAATCTATTATTTTCGTTGGACGAAACACGAGGACTTTTATCACTCTTAGGTTTAAATTTGAAACAAGAGGATCTTGATGAGGTTCATACCTTAACTGAAGGATGGGCAGTTGGCCTTCGTTTAATGGGAATCCACCTTAAACGAACTGAGATTAACTTAAACACAACATTATTTGCACTTAATCAAACTCACTCTGAACTGTACAATTACTTAAGTAACGAGTTGCTCGATACCCTTCCGCCAGAATTACAGAGCTTCCTCATTAGTTCTTCACTGTTGCCTTATCTGGAACCTAATTTGTGCGATGCTTCAATAAAATGCAAAGACAGTCACTCAAAAATCAAACAGCTTCATTCCCTGGGAATCTTGAGCATGATGAGCGAGACTAAGACCAGAAAAGCTTGGCGATTACACCATCTTATGGCGGAATTTCTAGAGAAAAAAGTGCTTCATTTACGTTCAGCTGATTATGTCATAGGAGTTAGACAACGAGCGGCGACCTTTCTTGAAAACAATGGAGATATCGACAGGGCTCTCGAACAAATAACTGCCTGCGCAGACTGGACTTCTGCCATACGTCTCATTCATGTTCATGGTGACCATTATTTCCTGCAGAACGGTCATCTCGATGCCTTAGGCTCATGGATTGCTCATTTACCGTATGAACTTGTGCTCCAAGACAGTTGGCTGCTTTATTTTCAGGGAATGAGTATTCTCCATATCAACTCACTGAAGGCGCTGGAAACTCTGTCTCAGGCGGCAGATACCGCAGGAATAAACGGAGATATTAAATGTCAGCTTCGATCCCTATTGGCTATGGTCGCCGTTTATACCTTCGCCAACAATGTCACAAAGATTCGGGAAACCGCTAAACGCCTTCCGATAGCCGGCTCTCTTTTAAAAAGCTCTTGGTCCCGAGGAACAGTACTGGTTGCAGCCTTGAGCAAAGCAGCCTTTGAGGATAATTTAAGTCAAGGCGTCTGGTTAAGCTGGCTGGCCAGCAAAGCCGAACTTGATTCAGAATCACGTATGGCTCACATGATGTTTACTACTATGATCCATTACAGACTTGGCAATCTAAATTCGGCCAGCGAATTGGTAGAGAAACTTCTCACCGATCCCTATGTACAAGAGAACGAACGTTGGACCGGTACCACTTATACTATTTATGCAGTACTCTGTGTGCTTACCGGTGAGCTTCAAAAATTAGTGCAAATATGCACAGAATTACTACGCCTGGGGCAAAAATACAATGTACCTCATCAATTGGGAATAGCCTACCGTCGTCTGGCCCTTTTGCATATGTGGGAAGCTCGCTTAGATGAAGCACTGCTAGAAATCGAGCTTTCCCATAGCGCCTTTATGAGGGCAAATAACTTATTTTATGCCTATCTCACAGACCTTGACCTAATTTTACTGCGCATCAAAGCGGGAGAAAGTGCTAAAGATTTAATTCTTGAGACCCAGAATTTATTAGAAAAACTCAAAGTTCTTCCTGGTGGACAGGGCTTAGACGATTACGCCCTGTCTGTGGCGGGCATCATCGCTATGGAAGCAGGTCAACTGGAGCTGGCTAAACGGCAATTTACTGAGGTTAGCTTAAGATGTAAATATAAGGGCACTCGTCAAGTTTTGGCTGGCACCCGATTCTTCCTAGCTCGGATTGCTGTCTTGCAAGGAGATGATAGTACGGCTGACAGAATTCTCCGTAAAGCCCTGAGAACAGCCGAAATTGAAAAATGGGAATTTTTTTGGGATTGGGATGGGGAAACCATGTATAGCTTGTGCCAACGAGCACTATTTAAAAAAATTCACTCTGAATGGGCTGCGCATCTCCTCCTGCGCTGGTTTCCTGAACGCCTCATTAGAGAAGCAAACACTTTGTTAGGATCCTCAGACAATACTGTTCGCACCCATATCACTCAGCTCATCCAAGATTCCGTACGCGAAACAGGCCTACCCATTATTCATGTAAACTTTCTGGGCAAATTTTCCCTTTTCGTAAACGGAGTTGAAATTCCCTCAATCCAATGGAAAACTAAAAAATCGGAGAATTTATTCAAATTTCTGATCCTTAATCAGCCGCAACAACTGAAAGAAACCATTATTGAAGCATTATGGCCAGAGTCTGATCCAAAGTCTGGAGATGCCAGTCTTAGAATGGCTTTAACCCATGTACGCAAAGCCCTGGAATTAATAACAGCGGCTAACGAAAGTGTGATCCTTAAACGAGGGATGGTCTATCTAAACCCAGAGATAACAATTTATACTGATTATGAACGCTTTACCGCAATGGCTCAAAACGCCCTTGAAGACAGAGACATAGATAACCCGATTATATTAGCCAATCTGGAGCATACTGCTGAACTATATCAAGGAGATTTACTGCCCGATAACATTTATGATGATTGGGCGGTTGATATGCGTACCCAACTTCGTAATCTCTATCTTCAAGTTCTGGCAAAACAGGTTGAAACCTACCGTCGGCAAGGTAAATTCACCCCCGCCATCCAGGCCTGCCGTCAATACCTTGCTCTGGAACCCACCGATGAAGCAACCGCAAGGACAACTATGGATCTGTTATGGCAAAGAGGACACAAACAGCAGGCTTTATCCCTCTACCATGAACTTGCTTCGATCCTAGCTCAAGATTTTGAATCGACCCCAACTGAGCAAACAAACGCCTTATACAGAAAAATACTAAGGAGTTAA
- the cooS gene encoding anaerobic carbon-monoxide dehydrogenase catalytic subunit, translating to MSETILEKTEGRVSYHDSVEEMLGRIREDGMSNSFDRWAEQEKIRCKFCLQGLTCQQCAQGPCRISEKGGQDKGVCGIGPDAMAMRKLLLQNIMGAGTYSHHAYEAFRTLKATGEGKTPFAITDVNKLKWMCEKLGLNTNQDTNQMAIQLADLLNAQMNIGVEEPNLMVEAFAPKKRKQVWKDLHIYPAGTVHEEQNAVASCLTNVDGDYVSLALKALRLGLATIYNAQIGLEMTQDILYGTPKPHEVNVDLGIMDPNYVNIVFNGHQPWPGVATIQKAKMAEVQERAKAAGAKGLRIVGSIETGQELIQRFPMDDVFIGMMGNWLTIEPLLATGAVDVLAMDENCSPPAIDMYAEQYQITLVAVSTIIGLPGLQHKIAYHPAEVDAMADRLIELGIENFKKRKGKITPKVPQIRQKAIAGFSTEAVLEALGNKLDPLVEVISAGKIKGVVALVSCSTIRNGPQDWNTINLAKELIKRDILVVAGGCGNHALEVAGLCNKEAVNMAGSGLKEICGALNIPPVLSFGTCTDTGRISMLVTALADHLDVDVPQLPIAVTAPEWMEQKATIDGVFALAYGAYTHLSPTPFVTGGPQLVKLLTQDLEGLTGGKVALGDDPVEVANNIEAHIMAKRQGLGLSTNQAAK from the coding sequence ATGTCCGAAACCATACTAGAAAAGACTGAAGGCAGAGTAAGTTACCATGATTCTGTTGAAGAAATGTTAGGCAGAATCCGAGAAGATGGTATGTCCAATTCTTTTGATCGTTGGGCGGAACAGGAGAAGATTCGCTGCAAATTCTGTTTGCAAGGCTTGACTTGCCAGCAATGTGCTCAAGGCCCATGCCGAATAAGTGAGAAGGGTGGTCAGGACAAAGGAGTTTGTGGAATAGGCCCTGATGCTATGGCTATGAGAAAATTGCTTTTGCAAAACATAATGGGGGCCGGGACTTACAGCCACCACGCTTATGAAGCCTTCAGGACACTAAAGGCGACGGGAGAAGGCAAGACACCCTTTGCAATTACAGATGTTAATAAACTTAAGTGGATGTGCGAAAAGCTTGGACTCAATACGAATCAGGATACTAACCAGATGGCCATACAATTAGCAGATTTGCTCAATGCCCAAATGAATATCGGAGTCGAAGAACCAAACCTCATGGTTGAGGCCTTTGCGCCGAAGAAACGCAAACAGGTTTGGAAAGACCTACATATTTATCCTGCAGGTACGGTTCATGAAGAGCAAAATGCTGTGGCCAGTTGTCTGACCAATGTGGATGGGGATTATGTTTCCTTAGCACTTAAAGCCTTGCGTTTAGGGTTAGCGACTATCTATAATGCTCAAATTGGACTGGAAATGACTCAAGATATTTTGTACGGTACGCCGAAACCCCACGAAGTCAATGTGGATTTAGGAATAATGGACCCAAATTACGTTAATATTGTGTTTAATGGACACCAGCCCTGGCCCGGTGTCGCAACCATCCAGAAAGCTAAGATGGCAGAAGTTCAAGAACGTGCCAAAGCGGCGGGAGCTAAGGGACTAAGAATTGTCGGTTCTATAGAAACCGGTCAAGAATTAATTCAGAGGTTTCCTATGGATGATGTGTTTATTGGGATGATGGGAAATTGGCTGACCATCGAGCCCTTATTAGCCACTGGGGCCGTGGATGTCCTGGCTATGGATGAAAACTGTTCCCCACCTGCTATAGATATGTATGCCGAGCAATACCAAATTACCCTTGTGGCTGTTAGCACCATTATCGGACTACCGGGTCTTCAGCATAAGATTGCCTATCATCCGGCAGAAGTCGATGCCATGGCAGATCGACTTATTGAGTTAGGTATTGAAAATTTTAAGAAGCGCAAAGGTAAAATTACGCCAAAGGTTCCGCAAATAAGGCAGAAGGCCATAGCCGGATTCTCCACGGAAGCGGTTTTAGAAGCACTTGGCAACAAACTTGATCCATTGGTTGAGGTTATCTCTGCTGGGAAAATCAAAGGAGTCGTCGCTTTAGTTAGCTGCTCGACCATTAGGAATGGGCCCCAAGATTGGAACACCATAAATCTTGCTAAAGAACTGATTAAAAGAGATATCTTGGTTGTGGCCGGCGGGTGTGGCAATCATGCCCTGGAGGTTGCAGGTCTCTGCAACAAAGAAGCTGTAAACATGGCAGGCAGCGGTCTCAAAGAAATCTGCGGAGCTTTGAATATTCCGCCCGTTTTGAGTTTTGGGACATGTACGGATACCGGAAGGATTTCCATGCTTGTCACGGCCTTGGCAGATCATCTGGATGTTGATGTGCCGCAATTGCCCATTGCAGTGACGGCTCCCGAATGGATGGAACAAAAAGCAACCATAGATGGGGTCTTTGCTTTAGCCTATGGGGCATATACTCACCTTTCCCCCACGCCCTTCGTTACCGGCGGTCCTCAGCTAGTCAAGTTATTAACTCAAGACTTGGAAGGCTTAACTGGGGGCAAGGTTGCTCTCGGCGATGATCCTGTTGAGGTGGCAAATAATATTGAGGCTCACATTATGGCTAAGAGACAGGGGTTAGGATTGAGTACTAACCAAGCAGCAAAGTAA
- a CDS encoding cobalamin B12-binding domain-containing protein, producing the protein MIFDDIIHSISEGESEDTIELTKQALAQGYSAASILEKGLIRGMNIIAEKYRTEKVNVPEVLMATQSMHAGLSVIEPILSVPTKKGLGKIILGTVAGDLHDIGLSIVKTMAMATGAKVIDLGVNVSPKKFASAVRKEKPNILMISALLTTTMSVMKDVIDELEVQGLRQGLKIIVGGAPITDAFAKEIGADYTFEDAIEFRNFLNENLNKLLVTKPKPSAR; encoded by the coding sequence TTGATCTTTGACGATATTATTCATTCAATTTCAGAAGGAGAATCTGAAGATACCATAGAATTAACAAAGCAAGCTTTAGCGCAAGGATATTCTGCTGCTAGTATCCTTGAAAAAGGACTCATTAGAGGTATGAATATTATTGCCGAAAAATACCGAACAGAAAAAGTTAATGTTCCCGAAGTTTTGATGGCTACTCAATCAATGCATGCTGGGTTATCGGTTATCGAGCCTATCCTATCAGTTCCAACCAAAAAAGGACTGGGTAAAATTATTTTGGGAACGGTTGCCGGAGATTTGCACGATATTGGCTTGAGCATAGTCAAAACTATGGCTATGGCGACGGGTGCAAAAGTTATTGATTTAGGGGTTAATGTCTCTCCAAAGAAATTTGCCAGTGCAGTACGCAAGGAAAAGCCCAATATTTTAATGATCTCAGCCTTGCTGACCACAACCATGTCTGTAATGAAAGACGTGATTGATGAACTGGAAGTTCAAGGATTACGTCAAGGACTGAAAATTATCGTCGGAGGAGCACCCATAACCGATGCCTTTGCTAAAGAAATCGGAGCGGACTATACCTTTGAAGATGCCATAGAATTCCGCAACTTTTTAAACGAAAATCTAAACAAATTATTAGTTACCAAACCCAAACCTAGTGCCCGATGA
- a CDS encoding YggT family protein, whose amino-acid sequence MSEINEIKAKSNEQTVNARSIVYYILGVLEVLLAFRLVFKLLGANPQSPFVSFIYSVSQAFLSPFTGIFRSAVTKGIEAQSILEPTTIIAMIVYAILAWGIVKLIEISRPKQTTKAP is encoded by the coding sequence ATGAGCGAAATCAATGAGATAAAAGCCAAAAGCAATGAGCAAACGGTCAACGCCAGAAGTATTGTTTACTATATCTTAGGGGTTCTTGAGGTTTTATTAGCCTTTCGTTTAGTCTTTAAACTACTCGGTGCTAATCCTCAAAGTCCCTTTGTCTCATTTATTTATTCAGTATCCCAAGCATTTTTGTCCCCTTTCACAGGTATCTTTAGATCTGCCGTTACAAAAGGCATAGAGGCTCAGTCTATATTAGAGCCAACGACAATCATAGCGATGATTGTTTATGCCATTTTAGCTTGGGGAATTGTAAAATTAATCGAAATCAGCAGGCCTAAACAAACTACTAAAGCACCTTAA